The sequence CCCAGGTCGGCTCCGGGCAGCAGCCGGCACCGTGGCGGTGCTTGTGGGCGTGTTTGTGCCGGTACTTGATGCAGGGGTTCGTGGGGCAGACGCTGATCGGCCCGCAGTCGGGCTCGAAGCCGCACGACGGATCCATCGCCATCATCGGCATCTCGGCGGCGCAGCCCGGCTCGGGAGCGGCGCAGCTCGGATCGACGGCATGACGACGGAGATGGCCGAAGCCGGCGAACGCGTCGCCCGACAGGGCCGCCACCGCCACACAGAGGGCGACGGCGAGGCCGCCCACGAAGCGGGTACGAATCATCTTTGACCTCCTTGGCAGAGACTGGGACCGGTGGATCTCCCCACCGGCAGGAACCGGGATGCTGCCCGGCTCCACGCCAACCATGGCACACGCCCCTGGGCAGTCAAAAAACGGTCGTTTCCGCACGTTTATTCCGTCCTCGCAGGCACGGCAGCGACATACGCACGCGCACCGGCGACGGTTCATTCCCCGCTGTCGTCACAGCTTCGCGCCGCGCGCGTCGTCCGACCTCGGAACCTCCACGCTGCCAGCCACGTCACTCCGCGGTACAGCGCCACGGCGCTGCCCCGTCACACTCCATCCCAGGGATCCGCGAAGCCCCCTCTGCAGAGCCCGAGCGGAGGTTCGCCCTGTGGCGTTCGCCACGACCGAGCCGAGGTTCGCCTCCCAACCCCGGTCCGAACCGAGGCGCAACAACGCGCTGCAGCACCGCGACCGAGCCACGCCTCCCGTCGGCCCACCTCAGGCCATCAGCTCGTGAAACCGCCGGAACAGATGCGCCGCGTCGTGCGGGCCGGCGGCAGCCTCGGGATGGTACTGCACCGAGAACGCGGGCAGCGTGCGATGGCGGAGGCCTTCGACCGTGCCGTCGTTGAGGTTGACGTGCGTGACTTCCAGCTCCGCCGGCAGCGTCGCCTCGTCGACGGCGAAGCCGTGGTTTTGCGACGTGATCTCGACCCGATCGCGCAGCCGGTCGAGCACCGGCTGGTTGGCACCGCGGTGGCCGAACTTGAGCTTGAACGTCTTCCCGCCGCAGGCCAAACCGAGGAGCTGGTGGCCGAGGCAGATCCCGAAGATCGGCACCTGCCCCACCAACCCGCGCACGGTCTCGACGCAGTACCCGAGCGCCTCGGGATCCCCCGGGCCGTTGGAGAGGAACACACCGTCGGGGGACAGCGCCAGCACCTCGGCGGCCGTCGCCCGCCCCGGCATCACCGTTACACGGCAGCCGCTGTCGGCGAGATGGCGGGCGATATTCCACTTCATCCCATAGTCGAGGGCGACGACATGCTTGAGCGCGCCGGCCGCGGGCACCTCGGGCATGATCCCGCCGGCGAGCGGCTGGACGAGCGGCCGGGCGTCGGACGCGAGCGCTTCGGTCCATTCGCTCCGCGCCCGCGGCATCACCTCGGCGACCAGATCGCGGCCGACCAGCGCCGGCGACGAGCGCGCGACCCTGACCAACTCGGCCGGGTCGGTGATTTCGGTCGAGATCACTCCGGTCATCGCACCGCGGATCCGCAGCCGGCGCACCAGCGCCCGCGTGTCGATCCCCGTCAGGCCGATCGTGCCCGCCGCGGCGAGATACTCCGCGAGCGTGCCGGTGGCGGTGAAGTTGCTGGCGATCCGGCTCGCCTCACGGACCACGAACCCGGCCATCTGCACGCCGGCGCTCTCGACGTCGGCGGGATTGACGCCGTAGTTGCCGATCTGCGGCGCGGTCATGCAGAGGATCTGGCCGCGGTAGCTGGGGTCGGTGAGGATCTCCTGGTAGCCGGTCATCGAGGTGTTGAAACAGACCTCGCCCGACGCCGTGCCGCGGCCGCCGAAGGCCTCGCCGACGTAAACC comes from Planctomycetota bacterium and encodes:
- the carA gene encoding glutamine-hydrolyzing carbamoyl-phosphate synthase small subunit, which translates into the protein MARAALALEDGTVYVGEAFGGRGTASGEVCFNTSMTGYQEILTDPSYRGQILCMTAPQIGNYGVNPADVESAGVQMAGFVVREASRIASNFTATGTLAEYLAAAGTIGLTGIDTRALVRRLRIRGAMTGVISTEITDPAELVRVARSSPALVGRDLVAEVMPRARSEWTEALASDARPLVQPLAGGIMPEVPAAGALKHVVALDYGMKWNIARHLADSGCRVTVMPGRATAAEVLALSPDGVFLSNGPGDPEALGYCVETVRGLVGQVPIFGICLGHQLLGLACGGKTFKLKFGHRGANQPVLDRLRDRVEITSQNHGFAVDEATLPAELEVTHVNLNDGTVEGLRHRTLPAFSVQYHPEAAAGPHDAAHLFRRFHELMA